Part of the Falco rusticolus isolate bFalRus1 chromosome 2, bFalRus1.pri, whole genome shotgun sequence genome is shown below.
GAAGATTTCAAAGATAAAACATGTAAGATGccatataaaagaaaatgacagcaaagtTGGTATGGCATAATATGAGAGGCTATGTGATACACATTAGTGgtggaaatacaaaatatttagtAGGGCCTGGTTGCGTTTGTCATTACCATGTTCTGCCCCTGCTGCCATGCCATGAAATAatctacaaataaaaacaatatattCCTTGAAacaatatattaattaaaaaaaatacattgaaacaATGTTAATAAGTAAGCTGTTAAGTTTAAATATCTTTGCCTCAGAGGAGAATGTTTTGACAAACATGGGTCCATCTGGTTCTTCTGTACCTGTGCCAGAGAAAGGATCAAAATCCTGCCTGTAGTCATGGCCAAAACACTGTGCCCGTCCCAGACCCGCCTGGGGCAGGTGCTGGCCCAGATGCTGTTCTCTTGTTCATGAGGACTAGTGTTGCATCCCTGGATGCTGCCCAGGACAGCCCCGCTCTCCCAGCACACGCTGGTGGAAACGAGAAGTAGTTCACCAGTGTTCAGCAGCACTTGCCGTGGATGCGGGTGTCTGTCAGGATATGAGGAGGGGGTCCAGTTTTGCTGCCTCGTCTTGCTTTCATAAAGTGGGTGGTTGACTCAGCTGGAGTTGGCCCAATGGAATAAACAGCACCACACCGCCATCCGTACAGATCCTTCTTCCCACTGTTCCCAGCAGGGGACATCACATGTCTCTGAGAAATTCAGCCTTTACTGCTATTCCTTCATTGCTCACcttccacacagctctgagTGTCCAGGAGGCTCTGAGACCCTGCAGGGCAGGTTTCTTACCCAGAGTGGGATGCAGCCTTGAACCTGATCCCACCATCTCCCTAGAGCCAGATCCAACCAACCCAAGCAGGGGGTTCTGGAGCCAGTTATGTATTGGAGACCCATGATACGAACTTCTCCCTAATGACTAAGTAGGTACAGGGACTAAATGCTTAAGTAGGACCCATGCTCCTTGCAGCCCTTGGactatttgcatttcaaaacaatcACTGTAAAAAGTGCTGGGAAGtaaaaagagaaggagatgGCCTCGATACTgtcttcccccaccccagaaGAAACCCCATCAGTTAGTCCGTCCAGCTGTGTGGTGTTACTGTAGCCTTCAGTGGTGTTTGCCACCTCTTCGGGAAGGCCCATCTGGAGCAAGAGTTTGGAGATAAGGCTGTTGAACTTGCTCTCGGTGGTAGACCAAGGCTCTCCACTTGGGGTCGGGCCTTCAGACGTGATGTTAACCTCCACTGGGTCAAGACAGTAACCTTCTGGCGATCTCTCATAGAGCACATCCATGAGGTCAATCCCAGCTacagaggagggggaggcaCAGGGGATATCCCTGACAAGCCTGTAATTCTCCATCCACTCCTTCAGCCACTCGATGCGGCAGTCGCACTCCCAGGGGTTGCGGAAGAGGTACAGCTGCCCGAGGAAGTACACCGgctggaagacagaaaagggCAAGGTCGTCAGGTTGTTGCTGTTCAAGTGCAATGCGACAAGGCTGGTGAGGTTTTCAAAAGCCCCCTCCTCGATGTAGTTGATCCTGTTGCGGTCCAGGTAGAGGacctccagctcccccaggTCCCCGAACCACGTGTTGGAAACGTTCCTGAGAAAATTCCCCCCCAGGTTGAGCATCTTCAGGCACCTCAAGCCATCGAAGGAGTTTTCTGGAAGCTCACTAATCAAGTTGTCATTCAGGTACAGGTACTCCATCTTCTGGCAGCCCTGAAAAGCTCGCTCATGAACGACATTTATCCTGTTGTCCTGCAGATTCAGGTATTTCAGCTTTGTCAGTCCCTGCAGGGAGTTGTAGGCTACGGCTTCAATCCTGTTTCTCTCCAGGTAAACGTGGGTCAGGTTCTCCATGCCCCTGATGGCCCCTGGGATCCTCCGGAAGTTGTTCTGGAAGCAGAAgagctcctgcagagcaggcagctcgATGAAGATCCTGTCTGGGATGTTGAAAAGGTTGCAGTCTGCCAGGTCCAGCTTCACCAGCCGTCTCAGGGCAGTGAAAGTCCGCGTGTGGAGATAGCGAATGTACTCGTTGTGGGCCATCTTCAGCTCGGTCAAGCTGGGCAGCCCCTTGAAAGCCCCCGGGGTGATGAAGGAGATATTGTTGTGGTTGAGCGACAGGGATTTGAGGGAAGGCAAAGTCCCAAAGGCCCTCTCAGAGAGGAACTTGATGCTGTTCTTGTCCAGGTTGATAGAGGAGGCTTCACAAGGGAACTCGCTAGGGATCTGCCCCAGGCCGACACGATCGCAGAGGACGGAGCAGCTCCGTTCCTGGGTGCACACGCAGTTGGCAGGGCAGGACCGCACGCAGGCCCACACCGCCTGGACGTGGGGGACCCAAAGGATCACTGTCAGAGAGGAACGTGCCATCCCCATGGAGGCACGCAAGGAGAGAATTGGGATGCATCGTTAGCAAATATATTAGccacaacaggaaaaagaaattacgCTGCCTTTGCCTCGCTTCTAGCCAAGCTAATTACTACCTGCTATTTGTTTGCCAGTTTTGACCAAGGAGCTCTCATGCAAGATTCCTAAAAATCTGCTGGAGTTTTTAAACCCTCTGAGAAGGCGTGTGTGTAgatatagatacagatatatagatatataatgTCATCTAGAACGTCATCtctgattaatttctttccccaaGAGGGGAACTCACCTAGACTTACGTATTTCTCAGTGTCTCTGTGACTGGTCTCTCTGCAAGCTGATGGGGACACGGTTTGACCAGGGAGTAGGCAGAGATGTTTTGAAGGCCAGCTTGGGTGGATTGCAGTATTTCTgggtggggaagaggggagggcAGTATGTTCTAGTCCAACAGCCAGCAGGGGAGATTAGTTAGTTGCCTGGAGCACGTCAAAGTCatgctttttgcttcttcctttttgttgttcATTCAACCTAATATTTGTCCACCAGAGCCATGAGCTGGTGCAACACTACAAGGGGAATTATCAGCTCCTAAGGGTACAgtacagtgtttaaaaacatattcCCACTATgcatgaggaaaaaacaaattaaggGATATTGTTCAACTACTTTCTTCATGACTTTTTACTGTTTTGCCAGTTCTCAAGACAGTCATCATAGTGCCTTATGCTTGATGGGAGCAGCCACTTTGTCCTTTTATCAGCCTGACATGGAAGGTATGTGGCTATTGTGGTTTCTTTTCAATGTAGTCCCATGCAGGTGGATGTACAACAAGGAAGACAAGGAGAAAGCTCTTGGGGAGAAATcagagaagaacaaaaggaaCGGGAGACATCAGCCTCCATGGACAGGCatttttgcagggaaaaaacattCAGTCAGCCAGACATCTGCAAAATAAACTCATTAGAGAGGAAGAACTGAAGGCAGAGCTCATTTTGTAATTGCTCTCAAAGGCACATCCTACCTGCCACTCAACAAAATGAGCAGCTGCACCAGCAAACTCTCCATACAGTCACTAGCAGGAAAATGTGGTATTGTTACTGACTgggttttctgctgcagtttatTGGCTCCCACACAGGCATAAtccttctaattttttttcaaaaagatgtGAGATACCAACAGACACACGAACAGCCACCTTTATTACAGAATTGCTGGGATCACATTGCTGCTGCGTGTGTATGTCTGGCCCCAAAGGCCAAGGAACAGACTTTCCCCCACACTCCTGCAGACTGACTGGAGAGCGGAGATCCCAGCAACTGggctgcctctccctgctggtTAGCAGTACAGCAACTGCTAACTACAGCTATATTCCCAATGGACATTTTTATTAAGACAGATTTGTGAGGTGATATGCCAGGAAGCATCATCTTCAGCCAGTGTcaagctttgatttttttcagcccCTAAGGCTTCAGTGTACAGACCAAACTACAGTTTGCACTGCAATTGCTCTGCcctttctccatcctttttaAACTCAATATGCACAGTACTGTATTTATGAATTTAAGCTGCCTGCGGCTTGTTCAAGCAGAAGACTTGCAAAACTTTCAGGTTTGCTGGACAGGTCCCGATTAACAGAACATCAACCCAGAGCTGCCTAGCCTGGTTCTGTCTGAACCAACCCCATCATCACTTGTAGAAGAGGGATTTAGATATGTGCAGAGAGCATCCCAGAAGGACTTCAGCTGTAGCCTCAATATCGAAATGCAGGTCCCATCAAGCATGGCCACACTATCGTGACCAGAGAATTAGCAAAACAGCATCCCTTCAAGGAAAAATGACAGTGAAGGACTCTGGTGGAAAGTATTTCAGACAGGttgtcattttgtttgtttgattgtatgttctttttttttcctgagcctTCATCTAACAGCCACAGCTAAAGAAAACTCCCCTTCAGCCAGGGCCCTGGGTAGACAACAGGTGAGGAGCCTAAGGACAAGACAGGGGGACAACACGCCTGCCTCAGGTTGCTCTTTCTTCGCGTaggctgcctgggagctgcctcATTTGCTACCATTTGCACCACTCCACACTGTTGCTTGCATACGGGGGCATATGTTGTTTTTGTTAGGCAGTTACATAAACTGAGGGCCAGACAGATTAAGGATTTGCCTGTTCCCAAATGTCTGACCACAGGTGGCTGGCTGGAAAATGATGGATGCAAGTGTTCCTTCTGGAATGAGAGCTTTGCATGGGCTCAGGGTGGCATCCAGGGGGGCATATGTGCATAGGCTGTCCTGTATGTAAGACTGTCCCAAGCAAGTTCAGTGTTTAGCTACAGCTACTCAAAGGTCAGTCACATCTCTGGCCTTCAGAGCAGActgcccccagcagctgcagacacTGTGTGCAGTGGAGGAATGAGAACACTGATAACCAAATcgcctcctccccctccctgcctgttCTCTTATCACTGGATAAAGGAAACGTCTGTACCCAAGCCATATCCAGACTGTTTTCCTTATACACAAGGGTTTTTCAGTTACCAAATCTGGGTCTTCTGCTAGTGGCATTTCACAGCATACCTCTGAGATCTTTGTTTATAAGTGTATCTCTTCGCATCATGCAGTACATGGAAAGCAAGGACTTGAGGACCATCCAATGAGAAAACATTCCCCTGGCAACAGGAGCCCAGAGGAGCCCCTCAGCACCGAAGTCTTTGTGGCaattctccctccttctcttgCAAaggaagtcagaaaaaaatcctccatgTGAACCCCACCAAACCCTCGGGAGAGCTGCTGTTCAGATCTCCTCGGTTGGCCATATCTCCTCTGACCAACATAGTCTGAAACAtccccacctccccttcctCACTACTtactccttccccttcccccagaaggatgttctttgcttttaacaCTGTAGCAGCAgacagggcagcagctggaagatgcTTCCAACTCATTCACACAGAGGGTGCTCAAATGAGGTATGTGTTCAAGAAAAAGGGTGAAATATACCAGTAAAGTCAACAATATTTGTGAGAATAAGGAATAAACAAAATTCCACCCAGGGAGGatctcttttgttcttttaagtACTACAgtaattcagtatttaaaaggaaaag
Proteins encoded:
- the NYX gene encoding nyctalopin isoform X2; its protein translation is MGMARSSLTVILWVPHVQAVWACVRSCPANCVCTQERSCSVLCDRVGLGQIPSEFPCEASSINLDKNSIKFLSERAFGTLPSLKSLSLNHNNISFITPGAFKGLPSLTELKMAHNEYIRYLHTRTFTALRRLVKLDLADCNLFNIPDRIFIELPALQELFCFQNNFRRIPGAIRGMENLTHVYLERNRIEAVAYNSLQGLTKLKYLNLQDNRINVVHERAFQGCQKMEYLYLNDNLISELPENSFDGLRCLKMLNLGGNFLRNVSNTWFGDLGELEVLYLDRNRINYIEEGAFENLTSLVALHLNSNNLTTLPFSVFQPVYFLGQLYLFRNPWECDCRIEWLKEWMENYRLVRDIPCASPSSVAGIDLMDVLYERSPEGYCLDPVEVNITSEGPTPSGEPWSTTESKFNSLISKLLLQMGLPEEVANTTEGYSNTTQLDGLTDGVSSGVGEDSIEAISFSFYFPALFTVIVLKCK
- the NYX gene encoding nyctalopin isoform X4 translates to MPLANNQVILWVPHVQAVWACVRSCPANCVCTQERSCSVLCDRVGLGQIPSEFPCEASSINLDKNSIKFLSERAFGTLPSLKSLSLNHNNISFITPGAFKGLPSLTELKMAHNEYIRYLHTRTFTALRRLVKLDLADCNLFNIPDRIFIELPALQELFCFQNNFRRIPGAIRGMENLTHVYLERNRIEAVAYNSLQGLTKLKYLNLQDNRINVVHERAFQGCQKMEYLYLNDNLISELPENSFDGLRCLKMLNLGGNFLRNVSNTWFGDLGELEVLYLDRNRINYIEEGAFENLTSLVALHLNSNNLTTLPFSVFQPVYFLGQLYLFRNPWECDCRIEWLKEWMENYRLVRDIPCASPSSVAGIDLMDVLYERSPEGYCLDPVEVNITSEGPTPSGEPWSTTESKFNSLISKLLLQMGLPEEVANTTEGYSNTTQLDGLTDGVSSGVGEDSIEAISFSFYFPALFTVIVLKCK
- the NYX gene encoding nyctalopin isoform X1; translated protein: MTEDETCLCSSCVLLDLSNLLARPEMPLANNQVILWVPHVQAVWACVRSCPANCVCTQERSCSVLCDRVGLGQIPSEFPCEASSINLDKNSIKFLSERAFGTLPSLKSLSLNHNNISFITPGAFKGLPSLTELKMAHNEYIRYLHTRTFTALRRLVKLDLADCNLFNIPDRIFIELPALQELFCFQNNFRRIPGAIRGMENLTHVYLERNRIEAVAYNSLQGLTKLKYLNLQDNRINVVHERAFQGCQKMEYLYLNDNLISELPENSFDGLRCLKMLNLGGNFLRNVSNTWFGDLGELEVLYLDRNRINYIEEGAFENLTSLVALHLNSNNLTTLPFSVFQPVYFLGQLYLFRNPWECDCRIEWLKEWMENYRLVRDIPCASPSSVAGIDLMDVLYERSPEGYCLDPVEVNITSEGPTPSGEPWSTTESKFNSLISKLLLQMGLPEEVANTTEGYSNTTQLDGLTDGVSSGVGEDSIEAISFSFYFPALFTVIVLKCK
- the NYX gene encoding nyctalopin isoform X3, with product MFAIILNVILWVPHVQAVWACVRSCPANCVCTQERSCSVLCDRVGLGQIPSEFPCEASSINLDKNSIKFLSERAFGTLPSLKSLSLNHNNISFITPGAFKGLPSLTELKMAHNEYIRYLHTRTFTALRRLVKLDLADCNLFNIPDRIFIELPALQELFCFQNNFRRIPGAIRGMENLTHVYLERNRIEAVAYNSLQGLTKLKYLNLQDNRINVVHERAFQGCQKMEYLYLNDNLISELPENSFDGLRCLKMLNLGGNFLRNVSNTWFGDLGELEVLYLDRNRINYIEEGAFENLTSLVALHLNSNNLTTLPFSVFQPVYFLGQLYLFRNPWECDCRIEWLKEWMENYRLVRDIPCASPSSVAGIDLMDVLYERSPEGYCLDPVEVNITSEGPTPSGEPWSTTESKFNSLISKLLLQMGLPEEVANTTEGYSNTTQLDGLTDGVSSGVGEDSIEAISFSFYFPALFTVIVLKCK